The proteins below are encoded in one region of Deltaproteobacteria bacterium:
- a CDS encoding VOC family protein, translating into MPFRARFVHINIIARNWERLAAFYEQVFGCVRVPPERNFSGQWLEEVTGVPGAAIRGVHLKLPGYDDQGPTLEIFEYSPQKKPPGTAVNRPGFAHIAFAVDDVETARDAVLASGGTAVGELVSVDIPEAGRITFIYVTDPEGNIIELQKWSR; encoded by the coding sequence ATGCCCTTTCGCGCCAGATTCGTCCACATAAATATTATCGCCCGGAACTGGGAGAGGCTTGCGGCCTTCTATGAACAGGTCTTTGGATGCGTGCGAGTGCCTCCGGAGCGAAATTTTTCCGGGCAGTGGCTGGAAGAGGTTACCGGCGTTCCCGGTGCAGCGATCCGGGGCGTGCATCTTAAGCTCCCCGGGTATGACGATCAGGGACCGACTCTGGAAATATTTGAGTACAGCCCTCAAAAAAAGCCGCCTGGCACGGCCGTCAACCGGCCTGGATTCGCCCACATCGCATTTGCGGTTGATGACGTTGAAACGGCCCGGGACGCGGTCCTGGCCTCCGGGGGAACCGCTGTCGGCGAGCTTGTTTCTGTAGATATCCCCGAGGCTGGCAGGATCACATTCATCTATGTCACCGACCCGGAAGGAAACATCATCGAGCTGCAAAAGTGGTCGCGGTGA
- a CDS encoding outer membrane lipoprotein-sorting protein encodes MKQGTVRFGPVFLNLDFRTLKGIKSAACFCVCLLSFLCFGSMVLAQTAGLAPKEILDRVDDLMRGDSSHGKMTMTITTAHWTRSLRIEAWSKGKDKSLMRILAPKKEKGTATLRSGNNIWNFLPKVKRIIKLPSSMMASSWMGSHFTNDDLVKESRMADDYDFKATFEGVKSGREVLEITCIPKEEAVVVWGKVVLTVGKDNYLPLKIEYYDEDLELARTMTFEDVGLLGGRTLPRRFITVPADKPQESTVITYEEMAFNLELDDKLFSIRSLQR; translated from the coding sequence ATGAAGCAGGGAACTGTTCGTTTCGGACCGGTTTTTTTAAATCTCGATTTCAGAACGCTCAAGGGAATAAAATCCGCAGCCTGCTTCTGCGTGTGCCTTCTTTCGTTTCTTTGTTTCGGTTCCATGGTTTTGGCTCAAACCGCTGGCTTGGCCCCAAAGGAAATCCTGGACAGGGTGGATGATCTCATGCGGGGCGATTCGAGTCATGGCAAGATGACCATGACCATTACTACGGCCCACTGGACCCGATCGCTCAGGATCGAGGCCTGGAGCAAGGGAAAGGACAAGTCCCTCATGAGAATCCTGGCCCCGAAGAAAGAGAAAGGCACGGCCACCCTGCGTTCCGGGAATAATATCTGGAATTTTCTGCCCAAGGTCAAGCGGATCATAAAGCTCCCTTCCTCCATGATGGCCTCCTCCTGGATGGGCAGTCATTTCACCAATGACGATCTGGTTAAGGAAAGCCGGATGGCGGACGATTATGACTTTAAAGCCACCTTTGAGGGAGTGAAGTCAGGCCGGGAAGTGTTGGAGATCACCTGCATCCCCAAAGAGGAAGCGGTAGTGGTCTGGGGCAAGGTGGTTCTCACGGTCGGGAAGGATAATTATCTGCCGCTTAAGATTGAATACTATGACGAAGATCTCGAGCTCGCCCGAACCATGACCTTCGAGGATGTTGGACTTTTAGGCGGGCGGACCCTGCCAAGGCGGTTCATAACCGTTCCGGCCGACAAACCTCAGGAGTCCACGGTCATTACCTATGAGGAGATGGCCTTTAATCTTGAGTTAGACGATAAGCTCTTTTCGATCCGCAGCTTGCAGCGATAG
- a CDS encoding ABC transporter permease: MGLMRYAWRNLWRNKRRTGITLAAVTLNTAILIMAYALMDGMIKHSVQNATNVVLGEAQIHAEGYREDHSFYKSLPDPEIILKKATEHRIGAAPRSYGYGLVSVGAKSAGALFWGIDPAVERAVFDLADNIQFGRFLSDKPEQGIVLGKKLARSLHASIGDEIIVVVQAADGSLGNELYTIFGILKTVGDNIDRGAAILHQDDFRELFVSKGRIHEVALNTRGEMPIMELAALMATAAEGTQVKTWRELMPLLSDMVNIFDSVMLIFYAIFVLAAGLGVMNTMLMATYDRMREFGILKAIGTSPWRIIGNMAVEAFVLAVTAAAFGLVIGLAGGYYFQEVGIDTRIFAAGDFSFSGVAFDPIWRAVLGVKVVAIPVVVMCVICTIASLYPAVLAARINPVRAIHHV, translated from the coding sequence ATGGGACTTATGCGCTACGCCTGGCGGAACCTCTGGCGCAACAAGAGACGGACCGGCATAACCCTGGCGGCCGTGACCCTGAACACGGCCATTCTCATCATGGCTTACGCCCTTATGGACGGCATGATTAAACACTCCGTCCAGAACGCAACCAACGTCGTGCTCGGGGAAGCGCAGATCCACGCTGAAGGCTACCGGGAAGACCACTCGTTTTATAAATCCCTGCCTGACCCTGAGATTATCCTTAAAAAGGCCACGGAGCACCGCATTGGCGCCGCGCCTCGCAGTTACGGGTATGGTCTGGTTTCGGTCGGCGCCAAATCCGCCGGGGCGCTCTTCTGGGGGATTGATCCGGCTGTTGAACGCGCGGTTTTCGATCTGGCTGATAACATCCAGTTCGGGCGATTTCTGTCCGATAAGCCCGAGCAGGGAATCGTCCTGGGCAAGAAGCTGGCCCGTTCCCTGCACGCTTCGATCGGAGACGAGATTATCGTGGTGGTTCAGGCGGCTGACGGATCGCTCGGGAATGAGCTTTACACCATCTTCGGAATCCTGAAAACAGTCGGTGATAATATAGATCGGGGCGCAGCTATACTGCATCAGGACGACTTTCGCGAACTGTTTGTATCCAAAGGCAGAATTCACGAAGTCGCCCTGAATACGCGCGGAGAAATGCCCATTATGGAGCTGGCCGCTCTCATGGCCACAGCGGCTGAAGGCACACAGGTTAAGACCTGGCGGGAGTTGATGCCCCTGCTTTCTGATATGGTGAATATCTTTGATTCTGTCATGTTGATTTTTTATGCTATTTTCGTTTTAGCCGCCGGGCTGGGTGTCATGAATACCATGCTCATGGCTACTTATGATCGTATGCGGGAGTTCGGGATTCTGAAGGCTATCGGGACCTCGCCGTGGCGCATCATCGGGAATATGGCTGTGGAGGCCTTTGTGCTGGCGGTCACGGCCGCGGCCTTCGGGCTGGTCATAGGTCTGGCCGGGGGCTACTACTTTCAGGAGGTGGGCATAGATACCAGGATTTTTGCCGCTGGTGATTTTAGCTTCTCGGGAGTGGCTTTTGATCCCATCTGGCGGGCGGTTCTCGGCGTTAAAGTCGTGGCCATCCCGGTGGTGGTTATGTGTGTCATCTGCACGATAGCCTCACTTTACCCGGCTGTCCTGGCCGCCCGGATTAACCCGGTCCGGGCGATTCATCATGTTTAA